One genomic segment of Sphaerodactylus townsendi isolate TG3544 linkage group LG07, MPM_Stown_v2.3, whole genome shotgun sequence includes these proteins:
- the LOC125436679 gene encoding C-type lectin domain family 5 member A-like isoform X2 yields MGWQYVAPGIFLLLVKLTGTSLFIVFFPQIFPRGNFSFVPEENDTVLQTPPSPTISPTRITTTAAVLSPQLRWESYEGNLYGFSEDMLEWSSSYYECEDHQSTLVIINDKREMEFLQNETRNGNYYIGLQHTDDGNKWIWLDNTELNGNVFTISSTDVEQQCAALRGKKVSPVSCYQKNRWICEKKNG; encoded by the exons ATGGGCTGGCAGTATGTGGCTCCCGGAATCTTCCTCTTGTTGGTCAAACTTACAGGGACGTCCCTCTTCATTGTTTTCT TTCCACAGATCTTCCCCAGAGGGAATTTCAGTTTTGTTCCTGAGGAGAATGATACAG TTTTACAGACCCCCCCAAGCCCAACAATTTCTCCCACGAGGATCACTACTACAG CTGCAGTCCTGTCTCCACAACTAAGATGGGAAAGTTATGAAGGGAACTTATACGGGTTTTCAGAAGATATGCTTGAATGGAGCTCCAGCTACTATGAATGTGAGGACCACCAGTCAACGCTAGTGATCATCAATGACAAAAGAGAAATG GAATTTCTTCAAAATGAAACAAGAAATGGTAATTATTACATTGGACTACAACATACAGATGACGGCAATAAATGGATTTGGCTTGACAACACAGAACTCAACGGAAACGT ATTTACTATAAGTTCAACTGATGTGGAACAACAGTGTGCAGCACTCAGAGGCAAGAAAGTAAGTCCAGTATCATGTTACCAGAAAAACCGATGGATCTGTGAGAAGAAAAATGGATAA
- the LOC125436679 gene encoding C-type lectin domain family 5 member A-like isoform X1: MDILPLTPSMPPLEAAGLGLVNMGWQYVAPGIFLLLVKLTGTSLFIVFFPQIFPRGNFSFVPEENDTVLQTPPSPTISPTRITTTAAVLSPQLRWESYEGNLYGFSEDMLEWSSSYYECEDHQSTLVIINDKREMEFLQNETRNGNYYIGLQHTDDGNKWIWLDNTELNGNVFTISSTDVEQQCAALRGKKVSPVSCYQKNRWICEKKNG; this comes from the exons ATGGACATTTTACCTTTGACCCCCTCGATGCCCCCTCTGGAAGCTGCCGGTCTGGG ATTAGTCAATATGGGCTGGCAGTATGTGGCTCCCGGAATCTTCCTCTTGTTGGTCAAACTTACAGGGACGTCCCTCTTCATTGTTTTCT TTCCACAGATCTTCCCCAGAGGGAATTTCAGTTTTGTTCCTGAGGAGAATGATACAG TTTTACAGACCCCCCCAAGCCCAACAATTTCTCCCACGAGGATCACTACTACAG CTGCAGTCCTGTCTCCACAACTAAGATGGGAAAGTTATGAAGGGAACTTATACGGGTTTTCAGAAGATATGCTTGAATGGAGCTCCAGCTACTATGAATGTGAGGACCACCAGTCAACGCTAGTGATCATCAATGACAAAAGAGAAATG GAATTTCTTCAAAATGAAACAAGAAATGGTAATTATTACATTGGACTACAACATACAGATGACGGCAATAAATGGATTTGGCTTGACAACACAGAACTCAACGGAAACGT ATTTACTATAAGTTCAACTGATGTGGAACAACAGTGTGCAGCACTCAGAGGCAAGAAAGTAAGTCCAGTATCATGTTACCAGAAAAACCGATGGATCTGTGAGAAGAAAAATGGATAA